The stretch of DNA CTGATTTTGGAACACAACTTCGTAACGAGCTTGAAAAACATTCTGTCTTAACTACTAACTCTGTACCAGTTCTTTTTGGTGCTAAACAGGAAAAGATTGAACAATTCAAACCAAGTTCACTTCTTCAAGAACCCTCTGCCGTTGTTTCAAGGCGGGGAAGCTTCGACCAACTTTGGGGAATGTTAGTAGCGCAAAACTATCATCATCCTCGTCAATGGCAAAATTGGGAAATAGACTTTCTACAACAATTAGCTACTCAAGTTGCGATCGCTATTCAACAATCAGAATTATACACTCAATTACAAATTGCCAATCGTCAATTAGAGCAGTTAGCAATTCTCGATGGTTTGACGGGACTCGCCAATCGTCGTTATTTTGATCGCATTTTAGACAATGAATGGCATCGTTTGATTAGAGAACAAAAACCTCTTTCATTAATTCTGTGCGACATCGATTATTTTAAAGCTTACAATGATACTTACGGACATCCAGAAGGCGATCGTTGTCTGCAAAAAGTAGCTCAGATTCTTAAAACAGCAGTTAAACGACCAGCAGATTTAGTAACTCGTTATGGTGGGGAAGAATTTGCCTTGATCCTCCCAGATACCAACGCTGAGGGTGCTTTAGTAGTTGCTAATTTTATTCTTAAGCAGGTCAGAAAACTTCGCATTCCTCACCAAGCTTCTGAGATTTGCAACTATGTTACTCTCAGTATCGGTACAGCTACAAAAATTCCTAACTCTCATCTTGTTGTAGAACATTTAGTTAAAATGAGTGATGATGCTCTTTATCAAGCTAAAAAACAAGGTAGAAATCAAATAATTCAATATCAAACTTGTTGCTAGAATTAAATAAATTGCTTTTGATTTAATTGTTTAAAAATTAAATTTATTGATTAATTAAAATCAAATCCGTCTAAATAGTCGTGATACCTTTTATAGCACTACAGGAAAATATTAAGATATCTTATGTCTTAACCTAAAAGTGTACTGTCATAGTCTTAATGGTTTTTTCTCTTGTAGGCAAAATTCATGAATTGTTGCTTCTTTATTAAGATAATGGTTATTTAACAGAATTTAATATAACTATTGAAATTAGAGATTTTAAAATCTCAATTGATACTCTATTCTGCCTTCATTTAAAACATAATCATAAGTTGCCCTAACCGAAGCATCGTTTTTAATTTCATAAATACCTTCTAAATAAGGATAAACTCGCAGATAATCTAACCCAATATTTTGACCAACACCAACGACAAAATCTTCTACTCTATAAAAAAGTCTACGTTGGATGGGAGTAATCACAAATTGAGCCACACCAAAATTTAATAATTCTTCTGCATTACTATTTTGAAGCTCCTCTGCAAAAGATAAAAATTGATTACCCAACAAATTAACAATTTCTCCTTGACTACGAGTAGGAGTGCTAGTAAGCTGAACAGCAGGAGAATTAAGTAGATTGCGGTCTCTTTGTCCATTTAAAGCAGCAACATTAATACAAGTAGCAAGTTGGTTTAGTTCCGTTTGACTATAGTTGACTTCTCCACTAGGAGGAACATTATCAGGACGAACATTGCAGTTACTAGCAGTTTGACCCAAAGTGGGTAATAATTCTTCGGCTTCTCCATCAATTATCAAATTAACAGTAATTACCTCTGTTCTTCCTACCTGGGAAATATCATCAGAAATTTCATTTCTATCTGGTTCTAATTGTCGCAAATTATTCAAATTAGAAACTTCTGTTTTCATCTGAACATCAAGATAAGGATTTAAGAATCCTGCTTCGGGAGTAAACACAGCAGTATTTTGGCGATTACGCACTAAAGTAAAGTTACTAGAGAGCCAATCTACATTGCCCTTATTTATAAAAATAGTTCCTTTTGGTTCAATATTACTAACAGTATCAGCAGTTCCGTTGAGGCTCAGATTTCCTTGAACATTAAATTCGTAGAGAGGGGATTGTTCAATTTTGAAATTGTCTAAGTTTACTTGAAAATTGTTCAGTCTAGTAATGATTGCAGGAGAATCAGCATTATTGTTTCTGATTAAATTAATGTTAGTCGCTACAGTAGAATCATTATCTTCTTGTTCTGGGATAAAAACTTCACCATCGGTTAAAAATACTTCACCACCAATTATAGGTTCAAGTGCTGCCCCTGTTACAATTACATTTCCTGCCACATCTCCTTCATATAATTCTTCTAGGTTGATTTTACCTTCAGGAAGATTAATAGTTAAAGGATTCTCAATACTCGAAACAGAATATAAGATTGGTAATGTTCCTGTGACAGTAAGGTCTTTTTCAGCGAATTTTCCTGTTAGTTGTTCAACATTAACTAATTGATTATTTAAAGTAGCTTTACCTGTAGCAATTAAAGGTTCGGAGAAATATTTGTTTTTGACTTGAGCATCTTGTAAGTTGACTTCTCCTGTAGCGTTTAAAGCATAAAGTGGTGTCGCACGATTTAAATCTAAACGCCCTGTTGCTCTTAGTGTAGCTGTTCCCTCTCCACCAAGCCAAGTCAAATTATCTTGAGTAAAGATACCTAACAGCGAAAAAGCTTCTGTACCCAAATCTAGATTAGCTGTAATAGTATCGTTTCCTGGTTGAATCGGATAAGGAACAGTGGCATCGACTTGAATTGAAGATGGTTCAGTAGTTGCAAATTGCAACTTATCATCAGTGTAAATATAATTACCTGCAATTGTTTCTGGTAGTGCTTGTCCATTGTATGCACCATCAGAAAACGTAATATTTCCTTCTAGTTGAGGTTGAGATAAAGTACCTGTAATTGTGCCATTAGAATTAATTACTCCTGCTATATCAACAGGAATATTGATAAATCTATTAATCACATCAAGGGAAAGATTTTCTATTTGAAAACTAGCATTTTCTGGTTGAGCAGGTGATAATTTTCCTTGTAGTGCTACAGTTGCATCTTCAACTTGAATTCTGGCATTATCTAAATTAACAATACTATCTTGATAAATCCCTTGGAGCAAAATTTGATTAATAGCAATGAACTGAATTTCTTCTTTAATAAATCCTAAAGGTGGCACAATATTAGCGAAAGCAGGTTGAGGTTGCCATTCCCAATCATTCGCTTCGACACTAAAGTTGATTTGGGGATTAGTTATTGTTCCTGCTAATAAAATTTCTCCCCCATAAGCACCACGAATATCTAAATCTGTAGGAACTTCTCCTGCTTGTTTTGCTGCTGCCTCAGCTTGAATTTGGTTTTCTATTTGTCTTAATAATTTTAATTTTCTGACTAGAGATTCTGAGGCGGTTTCTATATTATTAGGAGCAACTTGATTAGCTTGGGCGTAATTAGGCGTTTGAAATAATCTAGTTAAATCTTCTAGAGTAAACCAACGAAATGTAGTTAAAATATCTTGGACATAAGCTTGAGGAATATTTAGTTCTCCTTCTAATTGTCCTGTTGCTAAATTAACTCCACCATTAAAGTTATATTCACTATTACCAAATTCAAGAGAACTAGTTGCTACTTCTGCTAGATTTTGTTCGGGATTATAGTTAAAATTAGCAGCAAACTTTTTAGCTTGAATATAACCAATGGCTGGTTGTTCTACGGTAACATTTCCTGTAGTTGCTAAAGTAAAAAGATTAGCATTTATTTCTCCTGTCGTTTGACCATTTAATGCACCTTGAATTCCTAACGGTTCTCCTGGGGCAAGATTAAGTAAAGCTAAAGGAAAGTTTTGAATATCTAAAGAAAAAACATCTCCTTGACGATTTCCTGTGGCAATAACTGGTTGAGAAGTATTTTCTCCTTGACGTAATTCTAAACTGGTTGGTAAGTAAGGAAAACGACATCGATTTGCTGTACAAGGTTCTGCTGTGGCAGCAATTACATCCTGTTCTCCTTTTAGATTAACTGCTAATTCGTTAGCTGGGTTAATATTTACTTGACCTGCCATTACAGGGTCGAACACTACATCATTGAAAGCAAAATTATTTAAGCTTAAATTACCAGTTAAGTTGAGATTTTCTGGATTAGTTGGTGCTGAAATTAAATTGTTACCAACAAATTGTCCTTGAAAGTTTGCCTGTCCATAAACATTCACACTTTCTGCTAAGAGATCATTGTTATTAGAAGTTTGGGCAATTAATTGATCTATTGGTAATTGTTCAAAATCAAGATTAGCATCAACATTTAAATTAACTCGATCTAAATCAGGATTAGTAGTTAAATTAGATAAAATTAAATCACCTTGGGCATTAAGAGATTGTTCTCCTAGTTGTAAAGCAATTTGATTAGCTTGAATGGGAAGATTAACTTGATTGTTAAGTAAAGGATTGAGACTACCTGCTAACTCAATTTGTCCGTCGAGATTATCTAAATTTAAGTTTTGAAGATTTTGAGGCGCAAATGTTTGTGCTAATAAATTAGAGTTAAGATTGTTGGCATTAAGATTAGTTTGCCATCGATTATTATTTAAACTTCCTTGAGCATTAATTGTGCCATTAGCTACAGCTAAATTAGCATCAAGATTTGCCTTAATAGTACTTAGATTAGGATTATCAGCTAAAGTTAATAATTGTTGTAATTGCCCTGAAAGGTTAATCCTGCTAGATTCTAAAGTAGTAGCTAGAGGTAAACTGGGTATAAATTGATTGAGTGCAATTCTACCTGTGTTAGCTGTTGCTTGTAAGTTACCTGAAGTGAGTCTACTATCAAGATTAACATCGCTACCATTTACAGCTAGATTTAAATTAGCTATTCCTGTAACTTGATTGGGGTTTAATTGGTCTAATCTACCATTTAAATTAATTGTACCTTTTTCTAAAGTAATTGGTCGGTCAAAATTAACTGCTGAGGTATTTAATTGAGATAAAAATGGTGATAAAGCTAAAGCAGAAGCTGTAATATTAGTTTGCCATTGTTGATTGTTTAAATTAGCGTTTCCTTCAACATTTAATCGACCTTCACCTACTAGAACTTCAGTATCATCAAGTAATAATTGATTATCAGCAAATAAAACTGTTCCTGAACCAGAAATATTTTCTACTGTTGTGGTTGAAGCTTGAGGAATTTGCCATTGCAAATTTGCTTGAGGATTAGCTAATGTTCCTCTAACTTTTCCTTCGGCGTTGAAAGTATTAACGGCTATTTCTTGAGGAAAATTATAATATGGAGATACTATTTTTTCTGTAGGTAAAGTAGCTTTAAAGTTAAATGCCAAAGGCATATTCGTAGCATCTATAGCTTGATGATTTTCAAGAGACTGTTGAATGTTAGTGTCGATGATTCCTTGTCCTTGAATTTGTCCTCCAGCTAAGGGGATAGCTTCTAAATTTTTCAAAACAACTTCACTTAAATTAGCAGCAAAATTAGCTTGA from Stanieria cyanosphaera PCC 7437 encodes:
- a CDS encoding translocation/assembly module TamB domain-containing protein, whose amino-acid sequence is MTKFLQNPPPNPEPSSFWQMFLEKIKHPSKITIIGFSTFAIVGLGYWGTKVLVKQKLPSFLEQQISQIINRPVDFGEVESVSLRGITFDSLTVPPTATDPGKVAIDRVEVGFNILPLIFKRTLPLEITLVQPEVYLEQAKDNSWLDLNLQTQDGEPSIYVDLTVNVEEGNITAVPYNQSPIEVQLDGSGRYNPTGDQLVEYDLDAAIEQAKAKIKGQTTIASGQTNTKLQINDLVLTDVTSLIPNSPINLNSGKLNADLDINIPSFEEITAANIEGQVNLQNVQGEVEDLSSSLTAKSQLNFGGRNAQVNDTQVNLGNLTAKLKGTVDLQQGYDLNVDVLPFSLSGLQQTFNTSFPVDLAGEVAAQLQLSGAIKEPLLTGTINNTKTLTVAQTKLKSVQANFAANLSEVVLKNLEAIPLAGGQIQGQGIIDTNIQQSLENHQAIDATNMPLAFNFKATLPTEKIVSPYYNFPQEIAVNTFNAEGKVRGTLANPQANLQWQIPQASTTTVENISGSGTVLFADNQLLLDDTEVLVGEGRLNVEGNANLNNQQWQTNITASALALSPFLSQLNTSAVNFDRPITLEKGTINLNGRLDQLNPNQVTGIANLNLAVNGSDVNLDSRLTSGNLQATANTGRIALNQFIPSLPLATTLESSRINLSGQLQQLLTLADNPNLSTIKANLDANLAVANGTINAQGSLNNNRWQTNLNANNLNSNLLAQTFAPQNLQNLNLDNLDGQIELAGSLNPLLNNQVNLPIQANQIALQLGEQSLNAQGDLILSNLTTNPDLDRVNLNVDANLDFEQLPIDQLIAQTSNNNDLLAESVNVYGQANFQGQFVGNNLISAPTNPENLNLTGNLSLNNFAFNDVVFDPVMAGQVNINPANELAVNLKGEQDVIAATAEPCTANRCRFPYLPTSLELRQGENTSQPVIATGNRQGDVFSLDIQNFPLALLNLAPGEPLGIQGALNGQTTGEINANLFTLATTGNVTVEQPAIGYIQAKKFAANFNYNPEQNLAEVATSSLEFGNSEYNFNGGVNLATGQLEGELNIPQAYVQDILTTFRWFTLEDLTRLFQTPNYAQANQVAPNNIETASESLVRKLKLLRQIENQIQAEAAAKQAGEVPTDLDIRGAYGGEILLAGTITNPQINFSVEANDWEWQPQPAFANIVPPLGFIKEEIQFIAINQILLQGIYQDSIVNLDNARIQVEDATVALQGKLSPAQPENASFQIENLSLDVINRFINIPVDIAGVINSNGTITGTLSQPQLEGNITFSDGAYNGQALPETIAGNYIYTDDKLQFATTEPSSIQVDATVPYPIQPGNDTITANLDLGTEAFSLLGIFTQDNLTWLGGEGTATLRATGRLDLNRATPLYALNATGEVNLQDAQVKNKYFSEPLIATGKATLNNQLVNVEQLTGKFAEKDLTVTGTLPILYSVSSIENPLTINLPEGKINLEELYEGDVAGNVIVTGAALEPIIGGEVFLTDGEVFIPEQEDNDSTVATNINLIRNNNADSPAIITRLNNFQVNLDNFKIEQSPLYEFNVQGNLSLNGTADTVSNIEPKGTIFINKGNVDWLSSNFTLVRNRQNTAVFTPEAGFLNPYLDVQMKTEVSNLNNLRQLEPDRNEISDDISQVGRTEVITVNLIIDGEAEELLPTLGQTASNCNVRPDNVPPSGEVNYSQTELNQLATCINVAALNGQRDRNLLNSPAVQLTSTPTRSQGEIVNLLGNQFLSFAEELQNSNAEELLNFGVAQFVITPIQRRLFYRVEDFVVGVGQNIGLDYLRVYPYLEGIYEIKNDASVRATYDYVLNEGRIEYQLRF